The following coding sequences are from one Nicotiana tomentosiformis chromosome 3, ASM39032v3, whole genome shotgun sequence window:
- the LOC138908485 gene encoding uncharacterized protein — MGDMLRACVIDFGGQWDRFLYLSEFSNNNSYQSSIEMDPFADLYGRRCRSPIGLFKLDETKLYGTDSVKDALEKVKLIQERLRTAQSRQKSNANQKARDLSFMMGEKVLLNVSLMKGIMRFGKKGKFSPRFISPFDVLRRVGEVSYELALPPSLSGVHSVFHVSMLRRYHADKSHV; from the coding sequence ATGGGGGACATGctaagagcatgtgtgattgactttggagggcagtgggatcgattcttgtaTTTGTCCGAGTTTTCgaacaataacagttatcagtccagcatcgagatggatccatttgcggatttatatggtcggcgatgtcgttctcccatcggactGTTTAAGCTCGACGagactaagttatatggtactgactcggtgaaggatgccttggaaaaggtaaagttgattcaggagcgacttcgcacagcacagtctagacaaaagagtaaCGCaaatcagaaggcgcgtgatttatcatttatgatgggtgagaaggttctcttgaatgtCTCGctgatgaaggggatcatgaggttcgggaagaaaggcaagtttaGCCCAAGGTTTATAAGCCCATTTGatgtgttgagacgagttggggaggtctcttatgagcttgcattacctcccagtctatcaggagttcattcagttttccacgtgtctatgctccgaaggtatcatgccgacaagtCACATGTATAA